The sequence below is a genomic window from Candidatus Protochlamydia naegleriophila.
TCTAAGCGTTGGCCTTTTCCGAGAGTTTCTAAAATTTTATCTAAGAAAGCTTGAATGATCAATTGAACATCACTAGGGTGAATGTCGTTGTTTGAATAAATATGAGTGATTAGATCTTTCTTCGTGGTGGTCATTGGTTTTCTTGATTCCTTTTTAGAAATGAGTTTGTCTCCGATACCGATTATTTACTAAAGAAAATCTTTTAACTCTCTTTATTCTAAGAGAGATTTGAGGACTTTAAGATTCCTCTCTATTTAAGATATGGCTAGGAAGCGAGTCACTCAATAAGTAAATTACTTTTGACAGCATCTGCATATACAGAAAATAACATATCTGCTATTCTGTAAGAAAGAGGAGGGTATTTATGGAAAAAACAAGTAGATTAAATTTTAATCTTCCTTCAAATATTCATATTTGTCTTAAGAAATGCGCAATAGATCAAGGAATGAGTGTTACTGAGCTTGCCACAATCGCAATACGCGAGAAATTAGCGGCGTTAGAATACGAACAAGATTGTAAAGATGCGGCAGCAGCGCAGGAACGTTTCGTTAAAAATGGTTCTAAAACTATTTCCGCCGAAGAGATGTGGGATTATCTGGGATGGGATGAAGAGATACAAGCTTAAATTCGATTGCGACCTTAAGAAAATTCTTTCCAAAATTCCCAAATATGATGGGGTCTTATTAAGAAAAAGAATGACTTTACTAGAAGAAGATCCGCGCCCAAATGGGGCTTTGAAATTGAAAGGTCAAGATAATTCTTATCGTATCAGGTGTGGCAAATACCGTATTATATACGAAATCAAAGACAATGAATTGATTGTTTTAATTATTGATGTTGATTCAAGGAAAGACGTTTACAAGGGGTTGTAAAGATAGGTCAAATCTGAAAAGGGTTATGAATACTTTTCATAGATTCAAAAGTCTCTTCTACTAGGCTTTTCGCATATTATAAATAATTTTGAAGAGTATTAGTGTGTTTCTCGGTTCAAAGAGTCTATGCTTGATGTGAGCTATTTGGATCTTTAGAATTTTGTTGGGGTTCAAGTCGTTTTTTCATCTCCTTACCAGCCGAAAACTTAACCGCAAAATGGGCTGGGATCACAATAGGGGTGTCTGATTGTTTAGGATTTCTTCCAATTTTTTGTTTTCTTCGAACAACTTCAAAAACGCCAAAATCTCTAAATTCTAAGCGTTGGCCTTTTCGGAGTGTTTCTAAAATTTTATCTAAGAAAGCCTGAATGATCAATTGAACATCACTAGGGTGAATGTGGTTGTTTGAAGAAATATGAGTGATTAGATCTTTCTTCGTGGTGGTCATTGGTTTTCTTGATTCCTTTTTAGACATAAATTTGCCTTTTGATATATTTCCAGTTTAGGGCTGTAATGGCAAAAAGAGAAAAAATAGCATTATAGACTGTAATGGAGAATCCAAAAAAAGACCAGTTGATTTTAGAGCAAGATTCTTTAGATTTTTCGAGCAGATGCATGAAATCATCGATATGATTTATTTTTTGTATAATTGCACAACGATCTGTCACCAACCCTAGTTGTATAAAGATGTGATATGTTGCAAGTCCTAGTCCTAAAGTAAAAATGGCACTTAAAACGTGTCTTACAAAAGCATTATATTTTTGGAAAAGACCTAATGGAGAAGTAAAGAAAACAGCAAAGTAAATGTAACGTTGCCAAACGCACAAAAAGCAAGGATCAATCTTTTCGATTAGCTGGTGATAATATGAATAGATTAAAATCAAGGCTGAGGTAATAGATAACCAAATTAATAGACTATCTTTATTCCATTTTTGATAGTGATATAGAGGTATAATAGTCATGTTTTATTGACAAATTTCTTCTAAAGTAAATTTGCAACCTTGCAACATCTTTTCAATCCCAATTTTATCACCTTTTCCGTAGTATTCTTTTCTAAAACGATTCCAAGAAAATTTATTTTCTTTTAATTTTTGTTTAATCGAAGATTCAGGTTCTTCTAAAAAATTTATGCTATAGATTTGATTTGAACTTTTTGAACTTGAAAATTCACTAGCAAGCGTTTTCCATTTTGAAAAATTTGATTCGTTAGAATTCATTGCAATTTCTAGAAAGGCTCCAAGTAAAATATCTTCATCTAAAAAATCAATATTAGCTTTAAAAGCAATTCTTCCGATGTCGGAAAATTTGATTGCTCGTCTCTTTTTTTCTTTAGCTAAAAGAAGCTTTTTCTTGAGTAG
It includes:
- a CDS encoding type II toxin-antitoxin system RelE family toxin, giving the protein MKRYKLKFDCDLKKILSKIPKYDGVLLRKRMTLLEEDPRPNGALKLKGQDNSYRIRCGKYRIIYEIKDNELIVLIIDVDSRKDVYKGL
- a CDS encoding HU family DNA-binding protein gives rise to the protein MTTTKKDLITHISSNNHIHPSDVQLIIQAFLDKILETLRKGQRLEFRDFGVFEVVRRKQKIGRNPKQSDTPIVIPAHFAVKFSAGKEMKKRLEPQQNSKDPNSSHQA
- a CDS encoding disulfide bond formation protein B, producing MTIIPLYHYQKWNKDSLLIWLSITSALILIYSYYHQLIEKIDPCFLCVWQRYIYFAVFFTSPLGLFQKYNAFVRHVLSAIFTLGLGLATYHIFIQLGLVTDRCAIIQKINHIDDFMHLLEKSKESCSKINWSFFGFSITVYNAIFSLFAITALNWKYIKRQIYV